GCCGATCGATCTGATGGCAAAGGATTCCTCCAGCCTGACACTGACCGACATGCAGTGCATCAGCGATGCGGTCGGTGCCGAACTTGACGATCCCGCCGTGGCGGGTGTCGTCGTTCTGCATGGAACCGATGCCATGGAGGAAACGTCCCTGCTTGTGCATCTGCAACATGTCCTCACCAAGCCTGTCGTCTTCACCGGCGCGCAGTTTACCGCAGACCATGATGAGGCCGACGGACCGGCGAACCTCGGCCGCGCCATAGAGATGGCGCTCGATGAACAGAACGCCACGAAGGGTGTGCTTCTTTCTTTTGGTGGTCGCTCGTTGCCGGCGTGGGGACTTTATAAGTTGAGCGCTGACGCTGCGGACGCCTTCCGCTCCGCCCGGCCGCTGGTTACCGATGGGGCGCTCCATCTTACCGCCTCCGTTGCCAGCCAACGCGTCCATATTGTCGCCATCCATCCCGGCTGTGACGCCACCCACATCGATGCGAGCCTACAGGCCGGCGCAAAGGGCATCGTTCTCGCCGCCCTCGGTTCCGGCAACGCCAATCCGCTTATTGCTGAAGCGGTGAAGCGCTGCGCAGATCGCGGTGTTCCGGTCGTGGTTTCCAGCCGTGTCCCTGAAGGCCTGCTGGTCGCGAGTTATGGCGGCGGCGGCGGCGGCCACGATCTCGTCGCGGCGGGTGCCGTGCATTCGTCCACGCTTCGGCCGGGACAGGCCCGTATTCTGCTCGCGGCGTTGATGGCAAGCGAAAGTGCGCCAGAGGACATTGTTTCCGCTTTCGCGTGACCGCTCTTTCGTAAAGACGTGGCCCGTTGCTCGCTCCGGCCGGCTTCGAAAATTCCTATAGGATTCCTATTTTATTCCCTTTGCGGCCGTCTCGAACCTTTATGCGGTTCGGGTGCATCTTCTGTGCGGGAAGGGATGGTGTTCCCTTTCCAGCCAGAAAGATTGAAAAGCGACGTCCCACATGACGGCGCTTTTCTTCCTGTCCGGCTCCTCGAATAAAAAGGAGTCCCATCGATGATGGATCTTGTTCTTGTCGGCGCAGCCACGGTGTTTTTCGCCATCTGCTTTGCCTATACGCGCGCCTGTGACCGGCTTTAGACGGAGGCTGCGATGACCCTCGATTATATCCTGAGCGGCGCCGTCACGGTCTTTATCGCCGCCTATCTCACCTACGCTCTCATTCGCCCCGAGCGCTTCTGATCGGGAAGCGGCGGCTATTGAAAGTTAAATACCATGACCCTCATTGGATGGTTTCAGGTCCTGCTTTTCTGCGGGATCATCTTTGCGCTGGTGAAGCCGCTCGGCTTCTATATGGCGCGCGTCTTCAATGGCGAGCGGACCGTGCTGTCGCCGGTTCTCGTACCCGTCGAGCGCGGACTTTATGCGCTTGCTGGAACAAGCGAGCGTGAGGAGCAGCACTGGACGACCTACGCGTTCTCT
This sequence is a window from Agrobacterium tumefaciens. Protein-coding genes within it:
- a CDS encoding asparaginase yields the protein MGQGSIPLVAVIATGGTIASRRGADGASTPSLSGDDLLALVPQVNARLKPIDLMAKDSSSLTLTDMQCISDAVGAELDDPAVAGVVVLHGTDAMEETSLLVHLQHVLTKPVVFTGAQFTADHDEADGPANLGRAIEMALDEQNATKGVLLSFGGRSLPAWGLYKLSADAADAFRSARPLVTDGALHLTASVASQRVHIVAIHPGCDATHIDASLQAGAKGIVLAALGSGNANPLIAEAVKRCADRGVPVVVSSRVPEGLLVASYGGGGGGHDLVAAGAVHSSTLRPGQARILLAALMASESAPEDIVSAFA
- the kdpF gene encoding K(+)-transporting ATPase subunit F — its product is MTLDYILSGAVTVFIAAYLTYALIRPERF